Below is a genomic region from Acinetobacter tibetensis.
CTTGGATGTCTATGTAAAGTCTTCCAAAGAGAAAAAAACTAAAAATGCATTGGGTAAAACTGCAAGTGATGGAGCACAAATGTCACATCTTTGGATTGCGAATAAAATTCGTAGCGCAAATATTACGTCAAGTCATAAAGTTAAATTACTTGAGCAGATTGAAGCTTGGAGGCGTGTTAAATTTAAGGCTCGTACTGAAAAAAGAGTAGGTAAAACTGTTGCAGTGCAGTGCCCTTATGATAGGAGTTTAGTCACGATAACGGGAAATCAATTTGACCACCATAGTCAATGTAAAGGTCTGGATAAGCCGAAATGTACTCGTACAGTGACCTCGCATGCAATTACTTTAGAATTTGTTTTGCCGAATGAAATGCTGGAGCGTTAAGAATGTCAATAACAGTCAATGATCAAGAAATAGATTGGCAAAAATGGTTAGAGTTAGAAGTTACTGACGAGAATGATTTTAGAGATAATCATTTATTAAAACAGGACTATCATGAAAATTTTGATGAGCTTGTAAATGGATTATATTCGGTTACAGATGGTTTTAGTGATTATAAAAAAGAAAAGAAGTTTGGTGGTTATATTGCTGCGGGTCACCAACGTTTATACGATGCACTGAATTTAATGTCTTTACACTATTCTGCAGGTGGAGATAACACTAATCTTGCTGAAATTAGAGCATGGGCTAAAAAAGAAGCAGATACTCGACTTGCTTTAGCAAATAGAGTTGAGTATGCCAATGCCTTGGCTAAGAAACAATTTATAGAACTTGATCGTAATAAAGGGAATGAAACATTACATTCTCCTTTAAAACAAGCGATGGAAGAAACGCCAACTAATATTAAGTCAGTTTCAGCAGAGGCTGCATTTTTAAGTACAAAAGAAAGCCAAGTATTTAAACATGATTGGAATTTTACCGATGAAGCAATGTCACTTAACGAGTTAACCGAGATTGCCATTGGTAATGATGTCCTGCTGAATTGGGAAGTTTTGGATATGCGGGATTTGACGGCAGATGAAATTGTAAATCTGCCACCGTCGATTCGAGCTGATGATGTCAAAATTCTTAAAATAGAAGACTATACAGGTATTCCAACGAGTGCCGAAAATGGCATCACTAAAACTATTCAGATTGTGATGATGGATGATGCGTATATGACCAAAAACTTTGGTGAGGGTACAGATGCGTCATTCCAATTGGCAAAAATTCCGAATAGTAAAGATGCAGTTTCTTATTCTAATATTTGGAAAGAAGATCATAGCCCATTGACGATTTATATGAATAAAGAGCTGTTGAAAACCGTTGAAGGCTTTAACGCCACCTTGGCGCGTATGGAAGATAGTATCACCCAGATGGTGGATACCTTGAAAAAGGCCGATGATGCGAACAAGATCATTACCTATGACAAGCTACAAAAAGAAGTGGACAGTTTTATGGCGGATTATGCCTATACCACTGACCTGACTCAACGTCCGAACTTCTACAGGATATTAAAGTGGGTGATATGGTTTTATCTATGCCTGAAGCAGGTGTTGGAGAAAAAACATATAAACCTGTATTACGAACTATTCATACGCCTGAAAAAGAGGTATACCGTTGTACTTATTGGGCAAGAGACCAGTATGAAGAAGATGAACCAGAAATTAGCTATGTTTTAGCAACTGCAGAACACCCAATTTGGTCGATGTCTGAAGAAAGATGGTGTCCTGCAAAAGGATTAAACACAGGCGATAAAGTATTTACCTTGGCAGTTGATAAACAGTTCCATTTTTTATATGCAAATAAATTGTATAAAACTACTGATAGTGTTGGAAAAATATATGGTCATACCTCACCACCATTACAGGATTTTGAAGATGCAGTTAGAATAGATACTTTTTTTGAAATAAATAAAGATTATATATATGGTTATAACCAAATTTATAGAAATAAATATAAGCCAGCACTCTTAAATGAACTTGACTTAAAATTGGTAAAGGAGCTCGCAGGTGCTGCAGACTCAACTAGTTTGTTATGTGATGTATATAATCTGGAAGTAGCAGAAAATCATACTTATTTTGTAGGCGAAGAAGGTTTATGGGTACATAATTGTGATAACTGCTTTAATAGTGACTTAGTCCGAGAATATGTCCCAGTTGTACCTAGCGATGGTACAGGTACGGTTTATTACAAAAGTGGTTTATCTAATTAGTTCTTAGTTCGGTTGATGCAAATGGCAACTCTATTGCAAATAAAGACTTTATTAATAATCCAAGAGTACTAGTTTTCTTGCCAGTCAAGGGCATTTACAAACTTTGGCGGAGTTAAAGGCGCCTATGGATAACAATATACAACATACCTGTTTTGTAGCAGGGACATTGGTTCATACCAATCAAGGTTTAATTCCGATTGAGCAATTAAAAGCTGGTGATTTGGTACTTTCAAAACTTGCAAATGGAGAATTGGTCTATAAACCAATTTTACGGACCATTGTGACAGAAAATGTACAAGTTTCATTGATTGAGTTGGAACAATGGGTAGATCCACCACTACCTATGAGAGAGCGTTTGAATTTAAGAAGATTAGTAAATTAGCAAAAACCAATACAATTATTGGTTACTGCCAATCATCCTTTCTGGATTGAAAATAAAGGTTGGCGAACAGCAGAGGAGATGACATGGGAGGATCTTGCTGTAAGTAAAGATGGCACTCGGTTTGTTGCAAGAAGTGGAAATAATCCCTATAAAGATAATGTACTTGCTCTAGTCTATAAAACTGATCGGCCTGATATTGGATTTGTCCCTTATTTTGATGAAGATAATCCACCATCAAATGGCAGTTTAATTTGTTTGAGTACAACAGAGGAAATAGGCAATGCTGATTATAAACCTGTTTTAAGCAAGTTATTTGTTTATGATAAGCAGTGGAAAGAAAATTTATTAGGTCAATTACCAGAAAACCAGTGTGCAAATGTAGAGTTTTATGGCTTTAAACAAGGACATTGGGTCGATCCCGAAACCGTAGAATGGAATGAGGGTGAGGGTTTTCTCACTACAACAGTTTATAATCTTGAAGTGGCGGATACACATACTTATTTTGTGGGTGAAGCTGGGATTTGGGTACATAACTGTGGTGGTGAAGAAACTACTGTTAATAGTCTGACACTTGAAATGGTAGAAGCATTGTTACCAGCAGCTAAACAATACTGGATTAATGATATTCGTTTAGTTGAAACTTATACTTCAACAGTAAATCAGGTCTATGCAATGGTAGGGCAAACCACTTACTTGCCAATTATTGCTGCTCGTAGTAATGATCAAGATGGTTCAGAGCGAATCAAGCTGGAATTGACAGGCTTTAGTCAAGGCACAGTACTTACTGATGGAGCAAACTACATTACGATTAGTTCGACTCAGCAGTGGATAGATATCAGTACTTGGGATTGGGCTCAGTTACGCTTTGCGGGTAATCGTAATCAGGACATGACGATTCAGGTAAAAGCCACAGCCATTGAACAAAGCAACCAGCACAGTGCAAGTAGCTTGAAAACAATTTCAGTGAAAATGCTAGGTGGACAAGCCTGTGTAAGCCCTTGGCAATTGGTCAATGGTTTTGTTTCTACATGGGTAAACCGCGTTGAATCTATTCCATTACAGGTAAAAGCGCATTGGTCATGCCAGATTCCACTGCTTTCAACTCAGTTAGAGTTAAATAGCCTGCCAAAAGAAGAAGATGAGGATCAGATTCTACTCCGTCGGGAAGAACAGTCCGACGCATGGCTTAAAGGTTTGGAACAAACTGCACAGCAACATTGGAAACAATTGTTTTAATGAACAGCGGGGTAGGGATGAATGAGCCATCCCTACTTTATTTCTAATCTAAACTTAATAATCTTAAAAGGAATAAAAATGCCCCCATTATTTTATATCTGGGATGCAAAGCAGCATCATCCTGATGTCCAAATTAATGATCTTGAACAGGCTGAGTATTATGCAACTCATCCACAGAATATCGGGTATAGCGATAATCTAGAACAATGTTTACGTGCTATTATTAAAATAGTGACTGACCCCGAACTTTCAGAAAACTTTGATCAAGATATTATAGATTTTTTTGATAATGCAGAGGGATATATTGTACCCACACAAGAGAATGTGTTGGATATAGATCGTTATTTCTTTGAAAAAAGTCAATATTTATATAAAATTGTTGTTGAAGCGATTATAAAATATGATGTGGTAGGCTTTGATGCAGGGGCGTATATCTTCTTCAGCAAAGACAATATATTTCCAAAACAGACCAGTATTCAACGCTGGCTAGATACAGTTCAACCCATTACCAAAGATCAGTTAAGCCAGTTTAAAGCATTACCAGCTAATAAAAAAAAATTAGCAGATTTTTATAGAGCATGGCTGATGCAATATAGAGAAAAAATAAAATTTACGGAAGAAACAAAAAAAAATCAATATAATAACGGTGTTTGTTTATATAGGGATTTGAATGAAGCTATATATGAAAAAATTATTATATTAACTGCATCAAATTTATCTAAATATGAACTTGGATATTCGAAAGTCTCATTGAGTAGTTATATCCAGTATTCTGAAAATAAAGCCTTTTGGATTCGTAGAGAGCATTTTATTAAAGGTTTTACTTTGCAATATATACCAGAACTGCATGGTGTAGAGGGCGAGCCTTTAGCAATAACACATCCTAAACAGCTTGAAAGTATTTTTAAGCAAATTTATGATTTTTTAATTTATGATGCTGAGCAACATAAAGATTTAGAAACTTTAAATCAGTGGGTTAATCATGGTGATGAAAAATACTATATTACAGGTGGGGCTGTATTCAATCGTTTAGCTTTTGCTAAATATTTAAATGATCCTTTGTATGATGAATTAGTGCAGGAAGCATTGCCTTTTATTTTGAAAGATGAATATTATAAAGATGTGACAATTGATGAAATATATAAAGAGGTTGAAAGAAGATATAACGATGTAATATCTTGAGTTGATTTGGTGGTTTTTTGTAAAATGAGTTATTTAATAGCTCATTTTTTTATTTTATTAGGATTCTAATAATTTTAGAAGGAATAAAAATGTCCTCATTATTTTATATCTGGGAAGGGCTTTGTTGCACAAAGATTTATTATCCTAAGCGACTCAGGTTTAAGTGACAACTTGGGTGTGTAGTCAGCCTAGCTCAGTAAATTTATTTAATACTGCTACACGAGCATAAATTTCATTTACTTGGCTTTGAAATATCTCCCAATAATTTGATGCAATGCATCTTGGTTTCTACCAAGCTTCACCTGTGATACCTAGACCACTTTTTCCAAATTGTTCTTCCTAGGTATTTGACCGTTTTCAACAATTCATTTCTTGCCAAAGATCTCATTTTTTTGTCTTTCCAGAGCTTCGCATTTTTTCTTGGCGGAATCACTGCATATGCCTGTCGATCTGAAATGACTTTTCTGCAGTATTTCGTGTCATAAGCCCCATCTGTATAGACAGAATCAATCCACTCATCCAGTGGAATTTGATCAAGTAAAGCTGCATCAGAATAGGGTTGATTTCGTCCGTGTTTACCTTGTGGTTGAGCATACCATTAAGTAGTGGGATCAAACCAAATCGATATGTTTCCTCGATTGATCAAGGCTTTATTGTAAGAGCATCAATTTGTTGTACGGTAGCCTTTAGGTATAGGCTTATTCATTTGTAAATTATATTGCTGAATAAGCCGTCATGAATAGGTTTGTGCAACAAAGCCAGTAGATCACGCCAAGGACAGTCAGTTCTAATTCTATAAAAAATTGCTTCGATAAAACCTCTGAGATTATGTTTGAGATAGATACCAAACTGTGGACAATAGATTTCAGCTTTAACCCGTATTGATCTGCTAGCATTGGTTGGTGCATAGTGATATGTAAAGTAAATTGGCTTTTAATAAACCTAACATTTTTGAGCTGACAAAAATTCACTATACTCAGTATTTGTATCCATGAAAAAAATTACACGTTCAACTAAAGACCAATGATTTGATTTAAAAAATTTCCTTTAATCTGGCTTGGAGAATAGAATTGCTCGTTACCCGTTATAAGCCTTTAATCATAATCATACTACTGGTTTTGCTCGTCAGTTTTGCTACATATCGTTGGTGGCAAGGACCATTGTTACCTAGTTATGAAGTCGTATCTAGTCCATTGATTCAGACAGTTGTTGCTTCAGGACGGGTAGAGAAAGTATCTCGGACTCAGATTGGCAGTGAAATTACAGGGGTTGTTCTTGAGCGCTTGGTTCAAGAGGGGGATCGGGTCTCTCAAGGGGATGTTCTTTTAGTACTGAAATCTGATGAAATTTCAGCGCAGGTGCGGCAGGCAGAAGCTGAATTAAAGGAACTCGCAACCACTAGACGTCCGCAAGCAGAAGTCGATTTAGCGAATGCCAAAGTGCAATTAGAACAGGCTCAAAGAGAGGCGGTACGCAGACGAAATACCGAATTAGGAATATTATCAGCAGAGGAAAGGGAGAAATCGATAGAGGCAGAAAAACTCGCTCGTAATAATTTGGAATCAGCTCGATTAAAAGTTGCTTCACTTGCCCCAGATAAAGTTGAAGAGACAAAATTACGTGAGCGACTCGCTGCACTACAAGCGCAACTCGCCAAGACCAAAATTCGTGCAGAAGTTTCAGGTATTATTTTAACCCGTAATGTTGAGCCAGGGGATTTGGTACAACCGAGCCAGACTCTCTTCACTATTGCACTGGATGGTGCGACTGAAATTCGAGTGCCATTTGATGAACGAAATTTACCACTGCTGGCTTTACAACAAAAAGCAGCAGTGATTACGGATGCCTATCCAGATCAACCTTTTCCTGCCCATATTAATTTTATTGCCCCAAGTATTGATGCTCAACGTGGCACAGTAGATGTCCGATTAACAGTTGATCCAGTCCCTGATTTTTTGCGTCAAGACATGACGGTATCAGTAAATGTTGAAACCAACAAGCGCGAGCGAACCTTGGTCATTCCAAATGATGCTTTAAGCAGTATAAGTGGCAATAAGGCTATGGTTATTTTAGTAAGAGATAGAAAAATTCAACGTCATCCTATCACACTGGGTTTACGTGGTTTGGTCATGTCTGAAGTTGTAGCTGGATTGAAAGAAGGTGATCACGTCCTTACCGATGCAGAATCAGTGCTTAAAGATGGAACTCGTGTCCGAATAGAGCAAACTAAACGTGTTTTGCAGAGTCAAACGGATCCGACAAATAGCAAAAATGAATTACCGGTGAAATTCGATTGAAAAACTTTTTTGGGCGACTTTGGACAGAGTGGACTATCGCAATCAGTTTTCTGCGAGAGGGTCGCACACAGTCGATGATGATTACCATTGGCGTCGCGGTGGGGGTAGCGGTCATTGTGTTCATTAGCGCCTTAATTCAGGGCTTACAATCGAATATTGTAGAAAGGACTTTAGGGACGCAGGCGCATATTCGTTTGCTCTCACCAGATGAGGTGAATCACATTGTGCCACCAGCAGCAGGAACACTTCAGTTGTTACAAGAAGATCAGCGTGCGCAACGCTTACGCTCTATTAATAATTGGCAGCAGATTACTGAGACTTTAGATCAGTTGCCCGTGTTGACGGCGGTTTCTCCTGTGGTCTCTGGTCCTGCATTTGTACAGCGCGGAGATGCGATTCAATCGGTTGCTTTGGTTGGTATCAATCTTGAACGTTATCAACAGATTATTCCGTTAAAGCAATATATGGTGAGTGGTGAATTACGGGTCAGTGCGGATAATGTATTAATTGGGCGTCAATTGGCCAAAGATTTGGGTGTGCAAGTCGGAAGCAAATTAAGGTTAGATACTGGACAGCAGAAAAATGCAGTGGTGAACATCTCTGGAATATTTGAACTGGGCGTGCGTGAATTGGATGCGCGCTATGTTTATCTGGATTTGAAACAGGCGCAATCTTTACTTAATTTGCCGGGTGGGGTGACCGTGATTGATCTGACGATTCAAAATATTTTTCAGGCGGATCAAACTGCCTCACAAGTCGGACGCTTGACAGGATTAAAAGCAGAAAGCTGGATTGAAACCAATGCTCAATTAATGAATGCGATTACTGCTCAGAGCCTTTCGACCAACATGATTATTGTTTTTGTGGGGATTTCAGTCGCTTTTGGCATTGCCAGTGTGATGTCGGTGAGTGTGGTGCAACGGACTCGGGAAATTGGTATTTTACGTGCGACGGGGGCGACGCAAGCGCAAATTTTAAGAGTTTTCTTATTTCAGGGAGCAATTTTTGGTCTGCTTGGTTCCATGCTTGGTAGTGTAGTCAGCTATGGTTTGATCTGGGGATTTAATCAGTTTGGTCCTGGTTTGTTTTATATTTCGATTTCAATCAAGCTTATCTTGTCGGCATTATTCTTGGCGACTTTGACAGGGGTTTTGGCTGCTGCAATACCATCCCGTCGGGCGGCTGCACTCGATCCTGTGGAGGCAATTCGTCATGTCTGATTCATCTCAGGAAGTACTGCGTTTAGAAGCATTGCGAAAGTCCTACAACGTTGGGCAACCTAATGAAGTGGAGGTATTACATGGAATTGACCTGTGTATTCAACGCAACGATTTTGCTGCATTAATTGGTCCTTCTGGTTCAGGAAAAAGTACTTTACTGAATATTCTTGGCTTATTAGATCAGCCTAGTCGTGGTGAGTTGTACTTGTTGGGTCAGGCGACAAGCTGTATGGATGATACGGCTCGGACAGCGTTACGTGGCAACAGTATTGGTTTTGTGTTTCAGTTCCATCATCTTATACAGGCCTTTACGGCCTTAAATAATGTACTCATGCCATTAATGCTGAAGCAAGGCAAGCCAGATCAATTTGCGTTGCAATATGCCCATGAATTATTGGCCGCCGTAGGCTTAGATAAGTTCGCTGACCGTAAACCGAATGAGCTTTCTGGGGGCCAACAGCAGCGCGTGGCGATTGCACGTGCACTGATTACTCAGCCTGCACTATTGTTGGCCGATGAACCGACAGGTAATTTGGATACTCAAACTGCTGCGGAAATGTTTGAATTATTTCGTAAAGTACATCGCGAACATGACTGTGCAGTCCTTTTGGTGACTCATGATCCTAGATTATCGGCAACCTGTGATCGAACTATTAATCTGGTGGATGGGAGAATTCAGAGTGATTTCAAACACGAGATGAAATAAGGACAAATACGGATCACACGTCTGGGAATAGCAGTTCAAAACATATACCTTCTGCGCTATTGACTGCCTGATACATTCCCTGATGAAGCGTCAAAATGGATGCCACAATCGACAGGCCTAAACCGCCCGTTTGATGAGGGCTTTGTCTGCTGGAGCTGCACTGATAAAAACGCTCAAAGAGATGAGGCAAATGTTCAGGGGCAACTTCTAAACCACTGGTGATCACAGATAATGTAATCATCTGCATATTATTAATGATCTTTCGGCGGCTAAGCACATAAATAGTTCGGTGATTGCCGCCGTGAATGAGCGCATTTGATATCAGATTATACAGCGCTTGTTGTAACAGTTCTGGATCTGCCAATAGCTCAGTCGCTTCAAGCCTTAAAACAAAATTGCAGTGTTGTTCTTCAGCTTGATACTCGAAAATACTGAATATATCTTCTATAAATGATTTGAGCTGAATTTTCTGTTTGTTTAAGCAAACTTTGTGTGCATCTGCGCGGGCTAGAAATAACATGCTGTCAATCATTCGTTTTAAACGTTGATAGTCCTCCAAGTTGGAAATCAAGAGTTCCTGATACTGTGCGGGACTACGTTCATTCATGAGTAAAATTTCAGTCTGCCCGATTAAATTATTCAATGGGGTTCTAAATTCATGCGCAATGTCTTCAGAGAAGCGATTCAGTTGGCTATATCCCATTTCAATACGGTCAAGCATGGCGTTGATATCGGATGCTAGTTGTTCAATCTCTTGAGGGGGATGAACTAGATTGAGTCGCTGCTCAAGTTTGTGAATATTGATGGCATGGGTTTGTTCTCGCAGAGTTCTTAATGCGTTCAATCCCAGACGGCTAGCAATGGCACAGAGTATGAAAATGGCCAAGATGCCTGTAAATACATAAATGAAAAGACGTTTTTGAAAAGGCGAGATGATGGCTAAACGTTCAGACCACTGTTTGCCTGCAATTAACACATAGGGCTGCTGATTGATTTGAATGGTTTTCCAAGCAATACGCGTGGGGTAAGTATGAGCCGATAAATCTTGGAATTGAATCTGGGGTTGATGGGTAAATTCAGGCAGCGGAATACCAAGAGGATTGATGTTGATGAGAATCTGATCGCCTTGAATCAATAAAAACAAATTATCCTGATTTCCCAACATGTTTTGATACAGCTTCGGGCGAGCGATAATCTGTTCAATATTGCTACTGTCTTGCAGCAAAATTTCCAGTCGCTCAATTCGTTCAACCAAAGCCCGATCTTGCTGAGCAATTAAAATATGGTTGATACCCAGATAGGTCATAAATGCTACAGCGCACAAGACC
It encodes:
- a CDS encoding ABC transporter permease, with the translated sequence MKNFFGRLWTEWTIAISFLREGRTQSMMITIGVAVGVAVIVFISALIQGLQSNIVERTLGTQAHIRLLSPDEVNHIVPPAAGTLQLLQEDQRAQRLRSINNWQQITETLDQLPVLTAVSPVVSGPAFVQRGDAIQSVALVGINLERYQQIIPLKQYMVSGELRVSADNVLIGRQLAKDLGVQVGSKLRLDTGQQKNAVVNISGIFELGVRELDARYVYLDLKQAQSLLNLPGGVTVIDLTIQNIFQADQTASQVGRLTGLKAESWIETNAQLMNAITAQSLSTNMIIVFVGISVAFGIASVMSVSVVQRTREIGILRATGATQAQILRVFLFQGAIFGLLGSMLGSVVSYGLIWGFNQFGPGLFYISISIKLILSALFLATLTGVLAAAIPSRRAAALDPVEAIRHV
- a CDS encoding efflux RND transporter periplasmic adaptor subunit codes for the protein MLVTRYKPLIIIILLVLLVSFATYRWWQGPLLPSYEVVSSPLIQTVVASGRVEKVSRTQIGSEITGVVLERLVQEGDRVSQGDVLLVLKSDEISAQVRQAEAELKELATTRRPQAEVDLANAKVQLEQAQREAVRRRNTELGILSAEEREKSIEAEKLARNNLESARLKVASLAPDKVEETKLRERLAALQAQLAKTKIRAEVSGIILTRNVEPGDLVQPSQTLFTIALDGATEIRVPFDERNLPLLALQQKAAVITDAYPDQPFPAHINFIAPSIDAQRGTVDVRLTVDPVPDFLRQDMTVSVNVETNKRERTLVIPNDALSSISGNKAMVILVRDRKIQRHPITLGLRGLVMSEVVAGLKEGDHVLTDAESVLKDGTRVRIEQTKRVLQSQTDPTNSKNELPVKFD
- a CDS encoding Hint domain-containing protein gives rise to the protein MDNNIQHTCFVAGTLVHTNQGLIPIEQLKAGDLVLSKLANGELVYKPILRTIVTENVQVSLIELEQWVDPPLPMRERLNLRRLVN
- a CDS encoding HINT domain-containing protein; this encodes MSEERWCPAKGLNTGDKVFTLAVDKQFHFLYANKLYKTTDSVGKIYGHTSPPLQDFEDAVRIDTFFEINKDYIYGYNQIYRNKYKPALLNELDLKLVKELAGAADSTSLLCDVYNLEVAENHTYFVGEEGLWVHNCDNCFNSDLVREYVPVVPSDGTGTVYYKSGLSN
- a CDS encoding HINT domain-containing protein, with the translated sequence MTWEDLAVSKDGTRFVARSGNNPYKDNVLALVYKTDRPDIGFVPYFDEDNPPSNGSLICLSTTEEIGNADYKPVLSKLFVYDKQWKENLLGQLPENQCANVEFYGFKQGHWVDPETVEWNEGEGFLTTTVYNLEVADTHTYFVGEAGIWVHNCGGEETTVNSLTLEMVEALLPAAKQYWINDIRLVETYTSTVNQVYAMVGQTTYLPIIAARSNDQDGSERIKLELTGFSQGTVLTDGANYITISSTQQWIDISTWDWAQLRFAGNRNQDMTIQVKATAIEQSNQHSASSLKTISVKMLGGQACVSPWQLVNGFVSTWVNRVESIPLQVKAHWSCQIPLLSTQLELNSLPKEEDEDQILLRREEQSDAWLKGLEQTAQQHWKQLF
- a CDS encoding heavy metal sensor histidine kinase; this encodes MMFKPIRSLELRLTLLVTGCAAMVLCAVAFMTYLGINHILIAQQDRALVERIERLEILLQDSSNIEQIIARPKLYQNMLGNQDNLFLLIQGDQILININPLGIPLPEFTHQPQIQFQDLSAHTYPTRIAWKTIQINQQPYVLIAGKQWSERLAIISPFQKRLFIYVFTGILAIFILCAIASRLGLNALRTLREQTHAINIHKLEQRLNLVHPPQEIEQLASDINAMLDRIEMGYSQLNRFSEDIAHEFRTPLNNLIGQTEILLMNERSPAQYQELLISNLEDYQRLKRMIDSMLFLARADAHKVCLNKQKIQLKSFIEDIFSIFEYQAEEQHCNFVLRLEATELLADPELLQQALYNLISNALIHGGNHRTIYVLSRRKIINNMQMITLSVITSGLEVAPEHLPHLFERFYQCSSSRQSPHQTGGLGLSIVASILTLHQGMYQAVNSAEGICFELLFPDV
- a CDS encoding ABC transporter ATP-binding protein, with amino-acid sequence MSDSSQEVLRLEALRKSYNVGQPNEVEVLHGIDLCIQRNDFAALIGPSGSGKSTLLNILGLLDQPSRGELYLLGQATSCMDDTARTALRGNSIGFVFQFHHLIQAFTALNNVLMPLMLKQGKPDQFALQYAHELLAAVGLDKFADRKPNELSGGQQQRVAIARALITQPALLLADEPTGNLDTQTAAEMFELFRKVHREHDCAVLLVTHDPRLSATCDRTINLVDGRIQSDFKHEMK